The Blautia pseudococcoides genome segment GGATGAGGCGTCACAGCTGGATGTTGACAGTGCATTGGCGGCATTGAAACTTGCGCTGGGAAAACTGGTGACATTAGAAACGAAACTGGCAGAAATGATTGAAAAGTATGAAGCAGATATCTCTTCTCAGGAAACTTATACAGAAGAAAGCTGGACAGCCTATGCAAACGCACTTGCAGCAGCAAAGGGCCTGCAGGGCAAAGAAGGTCTTACAGAGGAAGAAATAGACGCAGCAGAGCTGGCTTTATCGGATGCATATGAAGGTCTTACACGGAAAGAAGTGAACACAGTGGATAAGGACGCGCTGAAAGTGGTTCTTGGGCAGGCAGAGCAGCTGGAAAAAGAGGATTACACTGAACAAGCATGGGCTGCATTTACAGATTCACTCAACAAAGCCAAGACTGTTTACGACAACAAAGATGCATCTCAGGAGGAGGTAAATAAAGAGGTTACCGCGCTTGCGGAGGCAATGGCAGAGCTGAAAAAACATCCGGCCGAAACAGAAGAAAAGACTGATAAATCTGCTTTAAAAACACTTTTAGATAAGGCTTCCCAGTTGAAGAAAGATGATTACACAGGAATAACATGGGAGAAATTCCAGAAAGCATTTGACGATGCATCAAACATCTATGAGAGCACCAAAGCTACACAGGAGCAGATTGATACAGCAGCAGCAGCTTTGGAAGCAGCAATGGGCCAGCTGGAAAAAGTCACTGCCGGACCAAAGGAAAAACCGAGAGCACCGTCAGGTAACACAAACAATGGCACTGGCAATAATGGAAAACAACCATCCACCCGTGGAGGAAGCCCAAAAGGAACCTCTTCTGCAAAAACCGGAGACGAAACGCCAATTGGCATGTTTGCGGGAGTTGGAGCACTTGCACTGATTGCTATATTAGCGTGTGTGATCAGCATTTTAAAGAAGAGAAAAAGGGCATAATCGGGAACAAAAATAGAAACTACGCTATTATGTTAAAACATTCTGGCAGTTGATTACGTTCACAACTGCCGGGCAAAAGGGAGAATGCCTTTATATCTTCCACGAAAAAGTTTTGTATAACAGGAAGAATCCTCTGTATATAGATACAGGGGATTTTTCAATGTAGATATCAGGTGCGAATGCCTAGTGAACATAAAATTCAGGGGGGATTCGCACCTATATTTTGATGGAAAAAGTGGAGTATTTGTGGTAAAATAAAATAATAGATATACAAAACTTATAATATTTATGTGAAATTCACAAAAATGGCTTATGGTTTTTGTGAAATGTTGCTGTCACTCTCTGCGAGGAGAGTGTGGATTGAAATGTCAGATATGCTGTCAGGCTTGTCTTTGTCTGCCTGTCACTCTCTGCGAGGAGAGTGTGGATTGAAATCAAGAGAAGTGTACTGCGACGAGCCAAAGCGGCGTCACTCTCTGCGAGGAGAGTGTGGATTGAAATTCTATCATTGCCGCCTGTATTTCTGGCGGTAAAGTCACTCTCTGCGAGGAGAGTGTGGATTGAAATAGATAATGCTATACAATAGCCCAGTTGAATCTTTGTCACTCTCTGCGAGGAGAGTGTGGATTGAAATTCAGGCATACCTGCACAAGTAATGTGTAAGATACCGTCACTCTCTGCGAGGAGAGTGTGGATTGAAATTGGTATATCTGTCCACCATGTGTTAGATACCCATGGTCACTCTCTGCGAGGAGAGTGTGGATTGAAATCGGTGAAGTGGGAAGAGTGCAGCCTGATCAGGAAGTCACTCTCTGCGAGGAGAGTGTGGATTGAAATACCTGCTTTTGTAGCATTCGCCTCTGCTTTATTTGTCACTCTCTGCGAGGAGAGTGTGGATTGAAATGTTTCGTGTATAAAGCCATGTTCAAATAGCCAACGTCACTCTCTGCGAGGAGAGTGTGGATTGAAATCATACATTCGTAACCGTAGAGCGAATCCCATTCGTCACTCTCTGTGAGGAGAGTGTGGATTGAAATTTGCGCTATTGCAAGTACAGCTTCATGTACTAGGGTCACTCTCTGCGAGGAGAGTGTGGATTAAAATCGTTCTGGCTGCAGGCGGAACATAGTGTAATGTCGTTACTCTCTGCAAGGAGAGTGTAGATTGTAATTCTTGTAAATAGGTAAATATCTGTACTCGGGCAAACGTCACTCTCTGCAAGGAGAGTATTGAATGAATTTTTACATATTATATGATAGTGTTCCTCCAAACTGGTCACTCTTCACAAGAACAGAATAACATTCTACCAGAGCATCTGCCGAAGACAAAGACGGCAGGTGCTCTGTTATCTTTATTTGCATAAAACAGTAAAATATTGTTATTAAGATAATTTTATTAGACTATTTGCTGAAATCTGTTATAATACCTTTTAGATGTATTAAGGAGGAAAACTATGCACAACAAACAAAAAAAGAATGCATGGATACCTTCATACGCAGTATTTCCGCTGCTTTCCTGTGTGACGGTAAATTGTATTGTATATTTTGGGATTTCCAGGATCGCCGATGAATGGAAGCATTATGACCTGACGCTGCCTGTTGACAGGGCAGTGCCTCTGATTCCCGGATTCGTATCGGTTTATCTGGGGTGCTATCTTTTTTGGATTATCAATTACATATTGATCGCGAAACAGGGTGAAGAACACTGTGTCCGTTTTGCCGCGGCAGATATTATGTCAAGACTGGTCTGCTGTGTGTTTTTTTTATTGCTGCCCACAACCAATGTGAGGCCTGTACTGAACGGGGACGGCATTTGGGTGAGCTTATTGCAGGCTGTATATAAGATGGATGCACCGACGAATCTTTTTCCGTCCATCCACTGTCTGGTAAGCTGGTTTAGTTTTATCGGTATTCGCGGAAGGAAGTCTGTTCCCAAAGCGTACAGGTTTTTTTCCTGCCTGTTTGCCATTCTTGTATGCGTATCCACCCAAGTGACCAAACAGCACTATATTGTGGATGTGTTCGGAGGGATCGCCATAGCGGAAATCACCTATTACATTGCATTCCATACGAATATTTACAGACTCTTTAAAAGGGTGTTTAACAGATTATATGAAATGTTTTTTAGCAGGAGAAAAAGTACCTGCGGGAAAGAGAGTGAAGTTTGACAAGTAAGAAGAAAAAAATCGGAAACGGTCTGTTTCTGGCAGCTGTTTTCATTTTAACTATTTACAGTGTCTTCCACGGAGAAGACCTGCATGCTGTGCTGAAAGCCATTGTAAGGGTAAATCCCTGGTATCTTCTCCCTGCTGTATCGGGTGTGATCATTTTTATATGGGGCGAATCCATCATTATTCATTACATGCTGGGCACATTGAATATCATGACAAAGAAGAGGACTTGTTTCCAATATTCCTGCATCGGGTTCTTTTTCAGCTGCATCACGCCGTCCGCCAGCGGCGGCCAGCCCATGCAGATTTATTATATGAGGAAGAATAAAATCCCCATTCCAGTGGCAACCATTGTTTTGATGATTGTTACCATCACCTATAAATCTGTGCTGGTGTTTATTGGCCTATTCGTTGCATTTTTCCAGAGAGGTTTTGTACATAAATACCTGGAAGGAATTCTTCCCGTATTTTATCTGGGGGTGATCTTGAATGTATTCTGCTGTATTGCCATGTCAGTTCTGGTTTTGTGCCCTTCCCTTGCCAAATTTATTATGATGAAGGGTCTGGTGATTCTGGAACGCGTGCGGATTTTCAGGAAAAAGGAGGAGAGGACCAGGAAATTGGAGGAGTCCATGAATCATTATACTGTTACTTCCGATTACCTGAAAGGACATGGAAAAGTTATAGTCCATGTGCTGCTGCTCACATTTCTGCAGAGATTTGCCTTGTTTTTTGTGACATGGTTCGTTTACAGGGCTTTTGGCCTTCACGGAGCGAGTATTTACGATGTGGTCATGCTTCAGGCGGTGGTGTCTGTTTCTGTGGATATGCTGCCATTGCCGGGAGGCATGGGAATCAGTGAAAATCTGTTTTTGATCATATTCAAAACTGTTTTTGTGGGCAGCCTGCTGCTGCCCGGCATGGTTTTGAGCAGGGGGATCGCTTTTTACGTGCAGTTACTTTTCAGCGCATGTATGACTGCGGCTGCGCATTTTACCATTGGCCGAAAAGCTCTGGACATCGGTGTATAAATTCCGGTGGACAGAATGTCTTCTGTGCGCCAATACCTACACATTTTGTACAAATGCTCCATCCCGCCGGAATTACACTTTACACTTCCAGAACGGCCCGTTTGTCCATCTGCTGCGCTGTTATAAGCCTTATAAGGCCTTGCAGTATGGTAAAAACATCCGGCATCGGCAGTGTAGTGACTGACTGGTTGGTGTACCGGAAAGGATAAAGAAAAGAGGAACAGAAAAAGATGATAGGATTTTATAATTATTCAGTGATCTTGACTTATTTAAGCTTGATTTCTTCCGTATTCGGAATGACGCAGGCGATACACGGCAGATTTAAAATAGCAGTATTCTGCCTGGCTTTGTCAGGACTTTGTGACATGTTTGACGGAAAAATAGCAAGGTCCATGAAAAACAGGACAGAGGATGAGAAATCTTTTGGTATCCAGATTGATTCCCTGTGTGACGTGGTCTGTTTTGGCGTGTTTCCGGCTATGATTTGTTATCTTCTGGGTGTGAGGGGACCTGTGGGACTTGTCATCATTGCCCTGTACTGTGTGAACTCGGTCATACGTCTTGCCTACTTTAATGTTATGGAAATGAAAGGGGCATTGGTCAGTGAGGAGGGGGAGAAATATTACAAAGGCCTTCCCATTACGTCTATGGCTGTGGTATTGCCTTTGGTGTTTATGATCCAGTTTTTTGTGTCAGATTTTGTGTTCGTCATATGTCTGCATCTGGCACTGTTGGTGGTAGGCACCCTTTTTGTGGTAAATTTCCGGTTTAAAAAGCCTAAGAATTCCACACTGGCGGTGCTGGTGGCAGTGGTGGCGTCAGCCCTGTGTATTATGCTGCTCAGAACCAGATACCGCATTGAATTCAGACATGGATGGCCGTGGCTTCCGTGGCTGCGGAAGCTGTAATATATAGGAGGATGACAGGATGAAGTACATAGACAGAGAGGGCAGTATTACAACAGGGGATTCCGGGCAGGACAAACTTTTAAATTGGATGTATACCAAAAGAGCAGGGCGTCTGGCTTTAAAGGTGCTGGTCCAGCCTGTGGTTTCCAAGGCCGGGGGCTGGCTGCTGGACAGAAGGTGTTCTAAAATTTTCATAAGACCATTTGTGAAACAGCAGGGTATCAATCTTGAACGGTATGAGAATAAAGATTATGCTTCCTACAATGATTTTTTCACAAGACAGATTAAAAAAGAATATCGGCCAATAGAGGGAGAGGCAGATACCCTGATTAGCCCCTGTGACGGAAAGCTGAGCGTCTATCCCATTGACGGGAAAAGACGCTTTTCTATTAAGGGGACAGAGTACACTGTGGATTCCCTGCTGCGTTCAGGGCGTATTGCAAGAAGGTATCAGGGGGGATATGCATGCATCTTCCGTCTGACCGTGGATGACTATCACCGCTATTGCTATGTGGATGACGGCTTAAAATCCATCAATATCAGAATACCCGGTATCTTTCACACGGTGAACCCGGCGGCTAATGCTGTGTGCCCTGTCTATAAAGAGAATACAAGGGAATTTTCTCTGCTTAAGAGCAGGCATTTTCAGGTGGTACTTATGATGGAGGTGGGGGCACTCATGGTGGGGCGGATCACCAATTATCACGAGGAATGCCAGGTGAAAAAAGGGGAGGAGAAGGGACGCTTTGAATTCGGCGGCTCCACCGTGATTCTGTTGTTTCAGAAGGATGCAGTGGCGTTTGACAGGAGGCTGCTTGTGAATACACAAAACGGTTATGAGACAATTGTAAAAATGGGAGAGAGGCTGGGGGAGGCAGCAGACAACAGATGATAAAGAGAAAAATAGCAGACCTGGATTTAAGACAGATCGCAGAGTCCGGGCAGTGTTTCCGTATGACCCAAAAAAGTGAAGGGGTGTATACTGTTTCGGCATTTGAAAAATACCTGGAAATAGAACAGAAGGGGGATCTGTTTTTCTTTTCCTGTGCAGAGAAAGAATTTGAGGAGATTTGGGAAGATTATCTGGATCTGCACACAGACTATGGGGCGATCAAAAAATCTGTGGATGAAGAGGATGCCTATCTTCAGGAGGCTGTACGGGAAGGATGGGGTATACGGATCCTGCGGCAGGATCTGTGGGAAATGATTGTGACCTTTCTGGTGTCCCAGAACAACAATATATCACGAATCAGAAAAAGTATTGAATTGTTGTGTCATACCATGGGGGAAGAACTGTACACTGGGGAGGGCGTGAAATATTATGCTTTTCCCAAACCGGAAGCAGTTGTGCGTGCCGGTATGGAGGCGCTCTCCACCCTGGGGCTTGGATACAGGGACAAATACATTTTCCGTACAGCACAGGCCGTTTTAGATGGCAGCCTTGACCTGGAAATGCTGCGGGCAGCAGATTATGAGACTGCCCACAGAGAACTGGTAAAGCAGTATGGGATCGGCAGAAAAGTGGCAGACTGTATCTGTCTCTTCGGGCTTTATCATATAGAGGCCTTTCCTGTGGATACCCACATGAAGAAAATTCTGGAAACGCACTATCCAAAAGGGTTCCCCCATGACCGATATAAAGGGTGCGGAGGAATACTGCAGCAGTACATGTTTTATTATGATTTAAAAGCTGCCGCGTAAAAGGAAATCTGTCTATAGATCAATGGAAGTGATTTTGGGATTTTTCCGGAGCAGCTCCAGGGTATGGAAGATATCATAGCTGTCCGGAAATTTAACGAAGAGCTTCACTTCCACCTGGTTTTCTTTCAGGCGTTTTACTTTCATACTGGTGATCTTTACTTCATCCATCTGAAAGGTATCGGTCAGAATACTGCGCAGGTCATCCTCCTGTTCCATGACAAGAGTTACCTGTTCAATGCTGGAGGATTTCAGCCATCGGAAATTCCGGTGAAAGAAAAACTGCAGAAGCAGTATCATGACCGTAGCAGTGATGCCGGGAACATACATGCCTGCACCGAGAGCCATACCTACGCCTACGGTTGCCCACAAACCCGCAGAGGTGGTGAGGCCGCTGATGTTCATTTTGTGGGTGAAGATGACCCCTGCACCCAGAAAGCCGATAGCAGTGACCACACCGGCGGCGATTCGGGAAGGGTCCAGGTTGATATGGGAGGACAGGACATCGAAAAAACCGTATTTTGATACGATCATCATGAGTGCAGAGGCAAGGGACACAATGGAGTGTGTGCGGATACCGGCCATTTTCATCTGATTTTCCCGTTCATATCCGATGAGGGCACCGCAGAGAATGGCACCCATCATGCGGAGTGGGTATTTTAAGTAAAGTAGAACGAATTCCATAAAAATCCCTCCGTTTCTGTTTTCACCCATTATAACAGAATATCATTTCAATAGCTAGTGCTCCATCCGGCCAGAAAACACCCCATCTTCTTTCTTACCTTGCAGGTTTTCAAAAAAACAGCATTAACAGTGGGTTTCTGGCCGGATAGACCGCAAATGAAGGTATGTATAAAAAAGCAAAAAGATAAGGAGGATTGCGCTATGGTAATTATTGATCAGGAGATTTGTGTGGGATGTGGGGCATGTGTAAAGGACTGTCCAGGCAGTGCCATCCGTTTGGAGGAGGGAAAGGCAGAGGTTTTCCGTTCCTGTATCCAGTGCGGGCACTGTGTTGCAGTCTGTCCGGTAGATGCAGTATCTATACCAGAATTTGACATGGAGGATGTGGAGGCGTACCGGGAAGGAGAGTTTTCTGTCTGTCCGGAGCATTTTTTGAGGGCTGTAAAGTTTCGCAGAAGTGTCCGTAACTTTAAGAAGGAGATTCCGGACAGGGACGTGATAGGAAAAATTTTGGAAGCAGGACGGTACACAGCCACAGCCAAAAACATGCAGGACTGTA includes the following:
- a CDS encoding phosphatase PAP2 family protein is translated as MHNKQKKNAWIPSYAVFPLLSCVTVNCIVYFGISRIADEWKHYDLTLPVDRAVPLIPGFVSVYLGCYLFWIINYILIAKQGEEHCVRFAAADIMSRLVCCVFFLLLPTTNVRPVLNGDGIWVSLLQAVYKMDAPTNLFPSIHCLVSWFSFIGIRGRKSVPKAYRFFSCLFAILVCVSTQVTKQHYIVDVFGGIAIAEITYYIAFHTNIYRLFKRVFNRLYEMFFSRRKSTCGKESEV
- a CDS encoding lysylphosphatidylglycerol synthase transmembrane domain-containing protein → MTSKKKKIGNGLFLAAVFILTIYSVFHGEDLHAVLKAIVRVNPWYLLPAVSGVIIFIWGESIIIHYMLGTLNIMTKKRTCFQYSCIGFFFSCITPSASGGQPMQIYYMRKNKIPIPVATIVLMIVTITYKSVLVFIGLFVAFFQRGFVHKYLEGILPVFYLGVILNVFCCIAMSVLVLCPSLAKFIMMKGLVILERVRIFRKKEERTRKLEESMNHYTVTSDYLKGHGKVIVHVLLLTFLQRFALFFVTWFVYRAFGLHGASIYDVVMLQAVVSVSVDMLPLPGGMGISENLFLIIFKTVFVGSLLLPGMVLSRGIAFYVQLLFSACMTAAAHFTIGRKALDIGV
- a CDS encoding CDP-alcohol phosphatidyltransferase family protein — translated: MIGFYNYSVILTYLSLISSVFGMTQAIHGRFKIAVFCLALSGLCDMFDGKIARSMKNRTEDEKSFGIQIDSLCDVVCFGVFPAMICYLLGVRGPVGLVIIALYCVNSVIRLAYFNVMEMKGALVSEEGEKYYKGLPITSMAVVLPLVFMIQFFVSDFVFVICLHLALLVVGTLFVVNFRFKKPKNSTLAVLVAVVASALCIMLLRTRYRIEFRHGWPWLPWLRKL
- a CDS encoding phosphatidylserine decarboxylase; the protein is MKYIDREGSITTGDSGQDKLLNWMYTKRAGRLALKVLVQPVVSKAGGWLLDRRCSKIFIRPFVKQQGINLERYENKDYASYNDFFTRQIKKEYRPIEGEADTLISPCDGKLSVYPIDGKRRFSIKGTEYTVDSLLRSGRIARRYQGGYACIFRLTVDDYHRYCYVDDGLKSINIRIPGIFHTVNPAANAVCPVYKENTREFSLLKSRHFQVVLMMEVGALMVGRITNYHEECQVKKGEEKGRFEFGGSTVILLFQKDAVAFDRRLLVNTQNGYETIVKMGERLGEAADNR
- a CDS encoding DNA-3-methyladenine glycosylase family protein; translated protein: MIKRKIADLDLRQIAESGQCFRMTQKSEGVYTVSAFEKYLEIEQKGDLFFFSCAEKEFEEIWEDYLDLHTDYGAIKKSVDEEDAYLQEAVREGWGIRILRQDLWEMIVTFLVSQNNNISRIRKSIELLCHTMGEELYTGEGVKYYAFPKPEAVVRAGMEALSTLGLGYRDKYIFRTAQAVLDGSLDLEMLRAADYETAHRELVKQYGIGRKVADCICLFGLYHIEAFPVDTHMKKILETHYPKGFPHDRYKGCGGILQQYMFYYDLKAAA
- a CDS encoding MgtC/SapB family protein encodes the protein MEFVLLYLKYPLRMMGAILCGALIGYERENQMKMAGIRTHSIVSLASALMMIVSKYGFFDVLSSHINLDPSRIAAGVVTAIGFLGAGVIFTHKMNISGLTTSAGLWATVGVGMALGAGMYVPGITATVMILLLQFFFHRNFRWLKSSSIEQVTLVMEQEDDLRSILTDTFQMDEVKITSMKVKRLKENQVEVKLFVKFPDSYDIFHTLELLRKNPKITSIDL